The Pristis pectinata isolate sPriPec2 chromosome 9, sPriPec2.1.pri, whole genome shotgun sequence genomic interval TTATGAACGACTTGCCTTCTCCAGATTATCATGGTGCCCTCGCCCCAATAAAACTTGCTAAGGATGTATGTCTAAAATTGCGTAAAGATAAATTATACCTCcactttgggaaagcagccgaaaATTCTAGCTTCACCCACTCTTGTCCTCCCTACTAGACATTGGCATTGAACATATCTTGGTTACAGAGGTCAACAATATGTAAACTTCCATTACTTGCAAGACCTGTGTTTCCTTCAGTGACTTTGGAGGGAGACACGGACTCAAGCAGGACATAGGGATCATAATGATACAATGGAACGTGTATCCAATTTCTGGAGATGACAGCATCTTCAGTTGGGCAAGAGCTACAATCAGATTCAagaatattaaattatttttgacatttttaatgaTTTAGAATTTCTATGTAACAATTCTTTTTCTAGCCACACCTGTTACGTGTTTCACACTCCCATGTCTAAAAGACATGTGGTCAGGAACAATAGCATAGCAATGCAAGAACAACCCCCTTGAAAAAGATCTCCACCTCTTCCTGAAATGATTTTTATTTGTCTCATTTACCTTGTTAACCCTCACTAGTttctatttcatttgtttttagtAAGGTGATGAACAAAACTCACTTAAACTGCCTCATTCCTTCAGCAAATGTATCTGACTCTGACTTATTTCTCTTGGATTTCAATTGAAATTCCACCTTCACACTTTGAATCCACATATGATTATATTCAAGATGTTCAGTATTTGTTGAACCATGTTTTTTGTTGCATCATTAAATCCAGCGCATGCATGCTGTTGACCTCACCAATGATCCTATCTCAATACTATTTTGGTACACAGTTCAACTTCATTCTTTGCTGCACCTGGTGCTTTATCTGGTTCTTTTCCTTTCCAGTATTAGGATAGCAAACTTCAACAACTCTTAAGTTCCAACTTTCTTCCAGATCTATCTTCTTCAGATTCCCCTGATCCCATCACTTTCCCCCAGTCTTACCTCATGGCACATTTTCACTATCTCTTATGATCTTCCCCTCTCTAATCCTGAATACAGTCTTCAGGAGATGCTCCAGCTTCACCTGGCTATGATCCTATCTCAACAGATTCTGAGCCATAGATGATGTCGTTCTGCTGCCTTTGCCACAATGTCGATTTATTTTACCACTTATGATTTTGCCATTTATTTTGTCTATGGAACCTTCTGCCTACCTTCAGGATTTTTTAGTTCATCTGAACTCCTCCCTCTGTTCTCTTAAGCTCTATAGATCTTTTCATTCCAAGCTGCTGGTGCGACCTTGCCCATATTTATCCTATTTGACTAACTCAtttaagtaacatttgcaccacacaagTGGCAGCAACAACAATATTCAACAAGAGAAACTCCAGCTATCACCCCtgacgttcaatggcattaccatcactgaatcccctctgtcaatatcctggggttaccattgaccagaaactgaacaggAATAGCCATTTACAtaatatggctacaagagcagttcagagacgaggaatcctgcagcaagtaacagGGCTCCTAActctccaaagcctgtccaccatctacaaggctcaagtcaggagcatgatggaaaattccacttgcctggatgagtgcaacttcaataACCCTCAAGAAGTTCGACACCATACGGAActgagcagcctgcttgataggcaccccatctacAACTATTTACTCACTCCATCAACAAAGCACAGTAGCAGCAATTTATATCATCATGAGGGTGCACTGCAGCACCTTGCCTAGACTtcttagcaccttccaaactcacaacATCTTACAACTAGGATAAGGGCATCAAAACCATGGGGACACTACCacatggaagttgccctccaagccacacaccattcgatttggaaatatatcactgttccttcactgttgctgggtcaaaatcctggaacttcctccctagCAGCATTGTGAGTATATTCACATCTcatggattgcagtggttcaagaaggcagctcacctccaccttctcaagggcaattggatgatgactcagcctgcaaagcccatatctcttgaatgaataaaataaaacctcCAATCTACCCACCTCTGAACTTGCAACACCGTTCACTTAGGACCAACATTATCACTAAAAATGCTGACAGGGATGATGCTGTTGTTGTTTGGTGAACTGAGCTCTCTGCCAGCTCCTCAGAATTCCCCTTGGGCCATGACACCCACAGAGAATATCAGTCTGTCATCTTTCAGTCAGTGACCTCATATCTTTTGGAGATCTTCCCTCAGCAGCCTCAagcctcacagtcccccaaccagTTTCTACCTCCATAACAAGCTGGGTATTTCAGTTTGTTCTCATTCTACAGAATGTGTTTCTTCCCACCTTGactctgttttctttccttgtCTAGTCTCTTTCCACTCACACCTCTGCCACCTGACATCCTCTGTTattttgacagtttccagttTTCTTGCTCCAACTGGCTCAATCCCACCATGCGTATCCAATCCCCCATATCActatcctgcatcaggattgccTGAGCACCATTTGTTCCCTTATAAtcagaggcccaaccagtcctcctccaccactccctccttcacctggctgagcttgttttcacCTTTAACACCACTATTTCCTCTGATTCAAAAGCTGTTTATATGGAAACTTGGATGAGTCCAAGCAATGCTTTCACTTGTGGAACGGTCCAGTTTCAATCCTACTGAGGGCCCCTTCCACAACTCTTCTTAtcattacattgatgactgtgTCAGTGCTACTTCCTGCTCTTAGAACTTGACATTTTCCTCACCTTTATTGCCACAAACCACAGAATCCCACAACTGCCTTGACCGCCTCCTCTCCTGCTTCCTGTAATGCCTATagtccattctcccactttctccagcttTGTTGTATCTGTTCTTATGGTGGACACTTTCCACACTGGTGCTTCTGAGATATCTCATTTTTTCTTAACTATGGCCTCCCCTCCACCATGGTTGACAAGGCTCGCAATCAGGTCTGtctcatttcctgcacttctgctcccaTCCTGCCAGCCtgcacattcaatggatcatcctacATAATTTCCCCAACTTTCACTGTGGTGCCACTACCAATGACacttttttctcccctcccattccagtATTCCAAAGGAACTGTTTCATTTCCAATAGTCTGGATCATTTTTCCACCCCCACCAGCACTCATAACCCTCCTAAaaacaccttcccatgcaaccctgcccttttatctcttcccaccacccagagacccaaacagtcctttatTTGTACTCTCCCAATTTAGTGCGCTTCATTTGAAGCTTACTGTGTGGTCATCTCTTCAtcgaagaaaccaaatgcagaatgaCCTCTTTTCAGAATATCTCTGTCAATTCGCAAggatgaccctgaacttccagttgtttgtcactttaactctccattaCACTCTCATTCTCACCTCTGCCAGTTTAAGAAAGGCAAGCGTAAACTCAGGCACATTCTAAATTAGCGTCTTACAATCCAcaggacttcaataaggcctttgataaggttccacatggtaggctgctctggaagattatatcgcatggaatccagggacagctgGCTAAAtcgatacacaattggcttgatggtataaagcagagggtgatggtggaaggttgtttcttggaatggaggcctgtgactagtggggtgcctcaggggttggtgctgggcccattgttgtttgtcatctatatcaacgatttggagaATCCCCCTCTGTCAATACcctggggttaccattgaccagaaactgaacaggAGTAGCTATTTACATcatgtggctataagagcagttcagagactaggaatcctgcagcaagtaacagGGCTCCTAActctccaaagcctgtccaccatctacaaggctcaagtcaggagcatgacgaAAAATTCCACTTGCAACTTCAATAaccctcaagaagctcgacaccataagGAActgagcagcctgcttgataggcaccccatctacAACTATTTAATCACTCTATCAACAAAGCAGAATACGCTTCTCTATATCCTTCCCCTTCTCTCCAAGTTGAAATATGTTTGATTTCTCTTAGTTCTGAGGAAAGTTCATCAACTAGATATGttgtctccattttcctctccatAGATATTTCCTGACCTGgtcaatatttccatcatttctgtttttaacttcACTTTACAAATTACTCAAAGATCAAACTGTTGCATAATATTGACTAGGCAAACATGTTTTGCGATTGAGAGAGGATAGTGAAGGAGAGATGTTATTgtttacagagtgtgattaacacatttttaaattttagggCTGTCAAGTGTTTTTTCAGTAATGCTGATACTACAATTTCTGGATTGTCATAAACAGTCTGATTTACTAATGGCCTTTCAGAAAGTAAGTCCGCTTCCCTTGCTTGAATTGCTTGTTTGACTCTTAATTGTGCACTGAAATATCCTAACAAGCCAATTGTGTGCATTGTTAAAACAGGAATAAAACCAAGCAGACCATTTGCCACAACTTAAGGCACTAGTTTTAGACCAAGCTTCCAATAGAATCTATGCCTAAACTGGGAGAGTTGCCCCATGGACCAACCAAGAGCAGGCTGACAGTCATATTTCCTTCTTCAAACCAGTGCAATTTTGTAAAATTATCTCTATGGGCATTAAAACATACGTACAGATGCTAGTCATATCCCTGCTGGTATGGCCGTGTTACTTACGGAGATCTGGCTTTGATTTTCACACCACTTCCAGCTCCATTATAACACTCTCATATAAAACCTTCTAAACTCTCAATATAAGACTGTACAATCAAAATGATCTGAGATGTTGGATatttggaggtgtataaagactcTAGGAATGTTCAAAAAGCAACCATACTAGTCATATCAAATTATCTTAACAGCGTGATTTTGGTTTAAAGGACATTATTGAAACAATCTACTTTTTGTCTACAGGACAAAATATGCAAAGAAATAGTTGGCTCACTGAAACTAATAGACCATGAGATGTAGTGGAAGAAGGAAATAGATGGCCAGGACATCAAAGCACTGAGTAATTCTCACGAGGTTTCTGATATTGTGACCTTTTGAGTTGGAGTATATTTTTAGATGGATTTTTGAGAATAGGCTTGCTTGTTGGTTATTTCCTAAATTCACAGCCCCTTATTTCATAAAGAAATGAGCATTCCACAAAGTATAAAAATGTGCATATTACTGCCGAGCACACTAACAATTAACTAAACTATTTCCATTATCAAAAAGTGAACAGGACACTCACTGATTCTTCTGCATTCAGCATCTGCTCTTTAAAGACTATGTTGGGGACTTTTGGTTGAAAGTAGAACAGTTCTAAATTGACCATTAGCCTTAAACTTTGCTACCCATCATCACTTCCAATTTCAGAAATTAACTGTCCCTTTTCCTTCAAGCGTTTCACTAAGCAACTTGTAATGCCCAGAGCTCCACCTTTAAGAAAGCGGACAAAGTTATCCCCGATCAGTGGGCCCATAGCAAAAATGCTATCCTCTTTGGTACACTCAAATGTATAGGGATTAACATCAATGGGATTTTGCTTACATGAAATGGGCTTACTTGGATCTATTCCCAAGTATTTTCCATGCTCTTTAAGAAAGGACAAATTGGGGTAAGTACCTATCAGCACCAGTGCCATTGAGATACTTAGAATAATGTTCCTTCCTGAAGTAGTTTgaagaatacatttcatatctgCTAGGAAAGAAACAATGCATGTTTCGGGAAAGCTGGTGTAGTTAGAGTACGAAGTTGTGATGTAGCATTGCTTGCACATCTTGTGATAAACCTTGTGATACTCTGGATAAAGCTTCTTTGGAAGCTGCTTGAAGATCAAGGCTGGGTCAGTTACACTTCTTCGGAACGTATGAATAACAGGGATATTGTGGTGGTAGGCACACAATACTGCATCTGCTGCAGTCAGCCCTGCACCAACAATGAGAACAGGATCTGATGCCTGATTAACTTTGCAGCTTTTGATGGCTGATTCAAAGGCTGAGAGGTTGTGAAATACAAAAGGCAAGTCTTCACCTTCTACCCCAAGTCTAGCAGGTAAATCATAGGTGCCAGTAGCTAAGACAACATTTTCAGCATAAAGGCAAAAAGGCACATGTGACCCATCTCCAATTCTCTGATATCCTCTGACTTCCCAAAGACTGTGAGGAAATCCATTTTCAGCAGCAGGCAGTTGTTGTGTAGTGGTATCTATTTTGACACTCTTCGGCATTTTGCCCTTTATACACTTCTGATCTTGCTGCATCTTTGCGACAGAAGTGACACAAGTATTGTCAATAAAGTTTTTCTGAAGGCCCATAATCTTAACATAGTCTTTATAATATGAAGCGACTTCTTCTGGAGTTGCTCTATCATTCGTCAGGTTTCTGTGGAAAAAATATTTATATCGTGAAATACAAATATTAGCaagatttaaaagccatctacataagtacatggataggagaggtttagagggctatgggccaaatgcaggaagatgggactagctcactgggcaacgcagtcagcatggaccaattgggctgaagggcctgtttccatgctgtactctatgactccataaaatATAACTAGATCATCAACAATTAATGCTTGATATAACATCTTCTATAACTAGTCTACCAATTGGTACAATGTAGGCTATGAAATTATTTCAGTGATTCTTAAGAAATTATTGCAGTGTAATTCACTAATTTCCTGGTATTGATTTAGCCAGTTTGTTTTGCTATAATGCATTTGGTCATTCCTGGATCCAAATATATAGAACATTTAGATTATTTAAAAGTGGGAGACTCAGGACTTCCAAACATTGTAAATTATCATTTGGTAGTTGGATGACCAGTTTTTCCTCTGAAGGGTTCGGGTTATGAATAAAACAAATCTACTTAATGCCTAATTTTATGTATACATTCTGtattttcaatctttcctgaaTACTGTAAAAACAATACTGAAAATCTCAATGGTAAGAACACTGCATAATTTTGTTAAATCATTGCCCCATTTAAACCATAATATTCTCTAAATAATGATAGTCCTACCTTCCTCATTCATACACAGGATATTGGTACAGTTGACAAAACAGTATTTATTTCCCTAACCTTGTGTCTCTTGTGAAGATGGCATTGAGCCACCTTGAACAGCGACTGAGTGTGTGATATGCTTATGACCAAGCAGCAGATAAAGAATGACAATAAATGTCTAACTGAGGATGATGTATGAGTTGAGGAGGGAACCTTGAGGTGAAACATGCCAGTTGCTCTTGTCCGTcaaggtttgggagatgctgctggTGACGCTTTGGTGACCTGCTGCATTGGATCTGGCAGAAGGTATGCACTGGAGCAATGGGGCGCTTGTTGTCGAGGGAATGAATTTCATCAAAATCTAATCACTTCagaagctttttttaaatatagaagtTCCAAAAAATGCCCATATAATTTCACCTGTATGGTTTTGGATGATGATATCACTTCATTAAACTGATTAGTTCTGCTGACAGATTCATTTCTtggtcattttattttaaatgggtgtGGTAGAAAGTTTATGCATCTGTAAACGTAACACATTGCATAAAGGAGCATATTTATCGGGATATATTTTCACCAGACAAACATGTTTTTATATTCAGGCTGGACTAGGCTTTCGGAGAAACACAGTTAAAAATACCCATTAGCTACTGAAGGGCTATTTAGAACTGTTATAGATAAAATTTCATAAACAAAAGTTTTGAAAGGAGTAGCTATGGAAGCTAATCCTTGGCACCTGCACATCCAATTGAATGTAGGAGGAGAAAATCAAAGTAATGCATTTCACATAATGATTTGAAAGATTATCTACCTTCTGGGGGTGTTAGCATGCCAAGGGCATCACAAGGTTATTGCAAAATGGGAAAGAGTATATTGTTTCTATGTTATGGCTACCATTAAGTGAACCAATAATTAGATAGGCTTTGACCTGAACTCTTTCCCATTCAAATTTCCTCTGTTCCTCTGGTCAGGAGATTCAACTGGTGGAGGAAAAGCAAACATGGCTCCTGATTTTTCCTGAACCATTTTGGCCCTTGGTGTTGAATAAAAGCATTACCCATAAACTGAACTTAATTGCAGCAGGCCCATAcatgtcagcattttctgtcattacACAATAGGAGAGAAGTGGCACAATTGACACAGGTACATTCACTGGCAAAAGGAAGTTATAAATTTGAAGGTGCCACACTTCTGACCCTGAGAGACTTTAACCCCTTAAAGACCAACAATCCACTTGGTTGGTAAACAAAATTTGAGCTTCCTGATGGAATCCTCCTTGATTTGAAGCCTGccttggagaagattcttcaatTAAGAGGATTCATAGTTAAAGAAAATGTTGGGGACTCTTGCATCTACATGCCCCACAGACAGAAATAATGAGAGACAACAGCTCGTAATCATGATATCTTTTGGAACAGTGCTTACTGTTGCCATAGGCTTCATCCTGCACTGTTCCAGCCAGGGAAGATCTGGAATCTTGAGGCAACATTGAGGAAATCTGACACAACTGTGTATCTCCCCTTTCTTTTTGACCCTGTGCCTAATTACTGTCTATCCTGCAAGGCCATGCATAACGGTAAAGGCATTTTGAACAAAGTATCTGGGATATTTTCCTAAATACTCAGGCAGAGATTAAATCAGTAAAGATAGGAAACGGTCTGACTCATTGAACATCCAGCACCACATCTTaaacttcctggtaaatctccacctTCAAATAGTCCTAAAGTAACCGAGGCAAgaatagacaaaaaaaaattcaagttcttGGACAAACTCTTTCCAAAGTTTCATCCTGTGAAATGGGACTAGCATCAATGAATGGTTGTGGCATATGAAGCCCTTCAGCCAAttgagtgtttgtcagctcttggaagtcctgtttccctgctctttccccaaagtTCTGCACAATATTCTctatcaagtgttcatctaattCTCTCTTGAAAGCCTTgcttgattctgcttccaccacttttacaggcagcatgttccagatcatcactattctttgtatttttttcctcagttgtattatccaaaattttaaatctcttCTTCCCCAGTCCTTGAATCATAATGAGGACAGCTTCCCTTTATGTATCCTATCTAATTCAGTGATGAAATTGTACATTTCTATCAAATCTGCTCTTTACCTTCTTTTGGTTCAAGACGAACAACCTAAAGCTATAATAGAATTTTCTCCAGGTGCACTTTCTCCTTACAATTGAGAGACCTACCAATACTTTCAATCTTTAATTCATTATTTTGGTTCCGAAAATTGTGCCTtgatttcaaacttttttttggaataattgtctttcctctctttcctactGGCAACATAGACCATGAAGAAAATATATCCATGACAAAAGGGGAAATCTTATACTCTGCCGGGCTTTAAACGATCAGGTtcagaagaaacatttttttttaatatcaatgTCTCTGGAGAGAAGAAGTATGCACATCGAATCCTAGAATCTGGATCATCCGAACCCCTAGAAAAACCTTTCCGTTAAATGCACATTACTAGATATTTCCTGCAAATGATATATTTCCCCATGTACAGAATTATCTTGAGGGATACTTTGATGAGCTATTGTCAatcataaaacaaaaattgctagaaatattcagcaagtcaggctgcatttgtggagacagaaacagttatatttcagattgatggctTTCCAACACTTATTCTAAAATGAGGAACAATACTTAGAATGGGAAAAGGGTGTGGAAATAATATAGAAATTTTGGAAACTTAGGCTTTACAAAGTTCTGAGGATTAGGAGGTAAAAGATGTTCTTACAACAAAAGACCTCCAATAAACGTTCTGTGACAGGGTCAACAAGCTCAATTGCTCTTTCTGGCTTTACAAATGCTGTTGACCTACTTAGTATTTCaagcactttgtgtttttatttcaaatttcaacatTAGCGGTAATTTGCTTTTGTATTAGCATTTCTCAGCAAATATTTTACAACTTATTTGTACCTCCATTTACCATTGGTCCAGTCTTTCAGGTTCAAACCTGGTAGCTCCATCCAATTGTTCAGACTAATTGTTAGCATGGATCCTTTCATCACCTAAAAACACAGAATCCTTTGTTTATTATTGAGAGATCAAGTAAAGGGCCAAATCCACAGCACAGATAAAACCTGTGACTGAAAAAGATAAAAGATCAAATAAGTTATACAAACAGCCATTATGATTCCAAGCCTAGATTTTAGAAGCCTTAAGTTAGAGGATGAAGGAAGGAGGCAAAGAAGTTTACTGAAGGTTAAGAATCTATAAATGAGTTATAGTAGAAGACCATACTATAGAAAATATAGGAAGAAGGATATGAGAGTGGTATGGGAGCAATATTGAAATTTTGTCACTCTTTGATTTTATAATTTGAGGTTCAGTAGATAGTATGgtcaaaaatgttaaaagatgAAGAGTAGAACCACTAAAGGAAGACATAGCTGTTGGAGattcagaaatggaaggaaatcaAGGAGCTGCATTCTACATCCCTTCTGGCATTCTCCCATCATTAACCCAAAGGGAGTGTAACAGAATGAATGTCTGCCAAAGTGGTTGACTTTGAGCCCTTGACTTTCTCAGCAGTTTCAATGCAACTTTGAATGGGCCAGAGTGTTCACTTCTCCAAACGAGAGCACTTAAGCTTCAATAAAAGGCCTGCAGATTTCTGGTACAATTTTCATTATCCCATTGAAGAAAATCATGACATAATGATTCAGCTATTCTATTGCAAGGAAGCTGAAGATTAATGAGCATGACATAATGCATTGACTAGCTGCTACTCCAAACATTTACATACTCCATATATGATCATGATTGCAAACATTAAAAAGACCTAGGGATTACAGGTCACACATTATTGAACATGCATAATAAATGCTGCAAGATTGATGCAAAAACAAATGTAATAATAGGACATATTATCAAGACATTCaaacaaaataactaaaaatgCTACCTTTTTAATCACTTTTTTCTCACCCATAATCTCCTTCCTCATTGACCAACactggttccatatacccagtTCAATCAATCAAAAATCCTCTTCCACGTCTTCAAATCCCTACTTCCGTACCATTCTCTTGGCTTACATCCTAGGACTGTTATTCAATTTTTGGATACCTGTGATTCTCCACCTGCCCCTCCTTTGTAAAAGTGACCACAATTCAAGATGTACTTTGTTGGcaataaagtactttgggacatcctgaggtcatgaaagttaCTTTATAATATGAAGTCCTTTTTATTGGTGACAGACCCTTCAGTTATTCTCTGGAATTCCATCCTCAACCATACCTGCACTCTATTTCTGTGTCTGTTGTGCGGAGTTCTCCAGGAGCCCAAATTCGTAAAATATACTCTTGCATTCCATATGTTCACCCCAGTTAAG includes:
- the osgin2 gene encoding oxidative stress-induced growth inhibitor 2, which produces MPLLEEATLLGDLPLNIPVIIIGNGPSGICLSYLLSGYRPYMAPGAVHLNPILHNKLEEGIHFSVVDQDLEYLSEGLEGRSSNPVALLFDTLLHPEADFRFDYPSVVQWKLEKHNSIPHIVLGKGPPGGAWHVMKGSMLTISLNNWMELPGLNLKDWTNGKWRNLTNDRATPEEVASYYKDYVKIMGLQKNFIDNTCVTSVAKMQQDQKCIKGKMPKSVKIDTTTQQLPAAENGFPHSLWEVRGYQRIGDGSHVPFCLYAENVVLATGTYDLPARLGVEGEDLPFVFHNLSAFESAIKSCKVNQASDPVLIVGAGLTAADAVLCAYHHNIPVIHTFRRSVTDPALIFKQLPKKLYPEYHKVYHKMCKQCYITTSYSNYTSFPETCIVSFLADMKCILQTTSGRNIILSISMALVLIGTYPNLSFLKEHGKYLGIDPSKPISCKQNPIDVNPYTFECTKEDSIFAMGPLIGDNFVRFLKGGALGITSCLVKRLKEKGQLISEIGSDDG